From a region of the Paenibacillus sp. FSL R10-2734 genome:
- a CDS encoding secondary thiamine-phosphate synthase enzyme YjbQ, translating to MLHTLEITTTKRDEFRDITREVISYVKKSGVQNGVIVVYCPHTTAGIAINENADPDVRHDVLMRLDEVYPWEHPKYRHAEGNTASHLKSITTGPSQSIIIHDGELLLGRWQGIYFCEFDGPRRRQCFLKIIEG from the coding sequence ATGCTGCATACACTGGAGATTACTACAACGAAACGGGATGAATTCCGTGATATTACTCGTGAAGTCATTTCTTACGTAAAAAAAAGCGGAGTACAAAACGGTGTGATCGTAGTTTATTGCCCGCATACCACCGCAGGAATTGCAATTAATGAGAATGCAGATCCTGATGTGAGGCATGATGTTCTGATGCGTTTAGATGAAGTCTACCCTTGGGAGCATCCGAAGTATCGACATGCGGAAGGTAATACCGCCTCTCACCTTAAGTCCATTACGACAGGACCATCGCAGAGCATAATCATCCATGATGGCGAGCTATTACTAGGACGTTGGCAGGGTATTTATTTTTGCGAGTTCGATGGGCCTAGACGTAGACAATGTTTCTTAAAAATTATAGAGGGATAA
- a CDS encoding TetR/AcrR family transcriptional regulator: MARRAVEQELSRERILEAARHLFITKGYRAISMRSIGQHLGYSHGSLYYHFKEKAELFYAIVVEDFNHVATLLGQVMNCPPEEGMTRVEQLIMEFIRFGLDHPYQYEIMFMIRDEELLAYCRAEQGRCFDLFSSIVRRHMKEEGYVSEDWQNVPLTLFLSAHGFISYYIQDKVSFEDVKEAASAHIKVLCRSL, encoded by the coding sequence ATGGCAAGGAGAGCAGTGGAGCAGGAGTTGTCGAGGGAACGAATATTAGAGGCCGCTAGGCATCTGTTTATTACCAAAGGGTACCGAGCGATTTCAATGCGAAGCATCGGTCAGCATTTGGGGTACAGCCACGGCTCTCTCTATTATCATTTCAAAGAGAAGGCGGAGTTGTTCTACGCCATTGTTGTTGAAGATTTTAATCATGTAGCTACTTTGCTAGGCCAAGTAATGAATTGTCCTCCTGAAGAGGGGATGACTCGGGTAGAGCAGCTGATTATGGAATTTATTAGGTTTGGATTAGATCACCCCTATCAATATGAAATTATGTTCATGATTCGTGATGAAGAGCTGCTAGCTTATTGTAGAGCAGAGCAGGGACGATGTTTCGATTTATTCTCAAGTATTGTGCGCCGTCATATGAAGGAAGAGGGATATGTGTCTGAGGATTGGCAGAACGTGCCGCTAACCTTGTTCTTATCCGCTCATGGATTTATATCTTATTATATCCAAGACAAAGTATCATTTGAGGATGTAAAAGAGGCAGCATCAGCTCATATTAAGGTTTTATGTCGCAGCCTTTAG
- a CDS encoding YigZ family protein, whose translation MLEQYRTVRTSGSKEVVIRKSRFIGHVMPVENEEEAMLFIEDIKKKHRDATHNCSAYVIGERDEIQRQSDDGEPSGTAGKPILEVIRNQGVKNVAIVVTRYFGGIMLGAGGLIRAYTDGAVLALEAGEVITRVLRREVFVEIEYTWLGKVENELRGRGIQTGETLFTDKVTLLCLPRNDEGDAFMAWITDLTQGQALVTEGRRIYYSEGD comes from the coding sequence ATGTTAGAACAATATCGAACGGTGCGTACTTCTGGTTCCAAGGAAGTCGTAATCCGCAAATCTCGCTTCATTGGTCATGTTATGCCGGTTGAGAATGAAGAAGAAGCAATGTTGTTTATCGAAGACATCAAGAAAAAACATCGGGACGCAACGCATAACTGTTCTGCTTATGTGATTGGGGAGAGAGACGAAATCCAGAGGCAATCGGACGACGGGGAGCCGAGTGGAACAGCCGGCAAACCGATTTTGGAAGTAATCCGCAACCAGGGAGTTAAAAATGTCGCAATCGTTGTTACCCGTTATTTCGGAGGCATTATGCTGGGTGCCGGAGGGCTGATTAGAGCTTATACGGATGGAGCAGTGCTTGCGCTTGAAGCAGGAGAAGTAATCACCCGTGTGCTAAGACGAGAGGTATTCGTAGAAATTGAATACACTTGGCTAGGCAAGGTTGAGAACGAACTTCGTGGAAGAGGTATTCAGACTGGCGAGACTTTGTTCACCGACAAAGTAACGTTGTTATGTTTGCCGCGAAATGATGAGGGAGACGCATTTATGGCATGGATAACAGATCTAACCCAAGGGCAAGCCTTGGTAACAGAAGGGCGGCGGATTTACTACAGCGAAGGGGATTAA
- a CDS encoding glucose-6-phosphate isomerase: MSKKINFDYTKALSFFNQQEIDNLAAPVKLAHEQLHNKTGAGSDYLGWIDLPSAYDKEEFARIQQAAKKIQSDSEVLIVIGIGGSYLGARAAIEALSHSFYNNLSKDKRKTPEVYFAGNNISSTYITHLLDLVEGKDFSVNVISKSGTTTEPAIAFRIFRAALEKKYGKEEARKRIYATTDKDKGALKKLATEEGYESFIIPDDVGGRYSVLTPVGLLPIAVAGINIEEMMQGAAAAADEFSNPDVATNQAYQYAAVRNALYRKGKTTEILVNYEPSLHFVSEWWKQLFGESEGKDFKGIYPSSVDFSTDLHSMGQFIQEGNRNIFETVIQVDQVAHHVTIENDPDDLDGLNFLTGKTMDFVNKKAFQGTMLAHTDGQVPNLIVTIPDQTPYTFGYLVYFFEKACGISGYLLGVNPFDQPGVEAYKKNMFALLGKPGYEKEKAELEARLTE; encoded by the coding sequence ATGTCTAAGAAGATTAATTTTGACTACACCAAAGCTCTTTCGTTCTTTAACCAACAAGAAATTGACAACCTTGCCGCTCCAGTTAAGTTAGCACACGAACAGTTGCATAATAAGACTGGTGCAGGTTCCGACTATCTTGGATGGATTGATCTTCCATCAGCTTATGATAAGGAAGAATTCGCACGTATTCAGCAAGCTGCAAAGAAAATCCAGAGCGATTCCGAAGTACTGATTGTCATTGGTATTGGGGGTTCTTATCTGGGAGCACGTGCAGCGATCGAAGCACTCTCGCATTCTTTTTACAATAACCTTTCTAAAGATAAGCGCAAAACTCCAGAAGTTTATTTCGCGGGTAACAACATCAGTTCTACATACATCACGCATTTGCTTGATCTAGTAGAAGGCAAAGACTTCTCTGTGAACGTAATTTCCAAATCAGGAACTACTACTGAGCCAGCCATTGCTTTCCGCATTTTCCGCGCAGCTCTGGAGAAGAAATACGGCAAGGAAGAAGCTCGTAAACGTATTTATGCTACTACAGACAAGGATAAAGGCGCCCTTAAGAAATTGGCTACTGAAGAAGGTTATGAATCCTTCATCATTCCAGACGATGTAGGCGGACGTTATTCTGTATTGACACCTGTAGGCTTGCTTCCAATCGCAGTAGCAGGTATTAACATCGAAGAGATGATGCAAGGTGCTGCAGCCGCTGCGGACGAGTTCAGTAATCCTGATGTAGCTACTAACCAAGCTTATCAATATGCTGCAGTTCGTAACGCTCTGTATCGCAAAGGTAAGACAACTGAAATTCTCGTTAACTACGAGCCTTCCCTACACTTTGTATCAGAGTGGTGGAAACAATTGTTTGGCGAGAGCGAAGGTAAAGATTTCAAAGGAATTTATCCATCTTCCGTTGATTTCTCCACAGATCTACACTCCATGGGTCAATTTATCCAAGAAGGTAACCGTAATATCTTTGAAACGGTGATCCAAGTAGATCAAGTAGCTCATCATGTAACCATTGAGAACGATCCAGATGACCTGGATGGCTTGAACTTCTTAACAGGAAAGACAATGGATTTCGTGAATAAGAAGGCTTTCCAAGGTACAATGCTCGCGCATACAGATGGTCAAGTACCTAACCTTATCGTTACTATTCCAGATCAAACACCATACACATTTGGTTATTTGGTTTACTTCTTTGAAAAAGCTTGTGGTATCAGCGGTTACCTGCTCGGAGTTAACCCATTCGACCAACCAGGCGTAGAAGCATACAAGAAAAATATGTTTGCGCTGCTTGGCAAACCGGGTTACGAAAAAGAAAAGGCAGAGCTGGAAGCAAGACTTACAGAATAG
- a CDS encoding NAD(P)-dependent oxidoreductase: MKQIGFIGLGTMGAPMASNLLRGGFQVTVYNRTTAKCKPLEAEGAQTALTPRAAAEGKDVIITMISNDDSVREVFYGQDGILDALKPGGLIIDSSTISPGLVHEIAAAVEARGGHFLDAPVTGSKPAAIEGTLVFMVGGSAEVIEQHRDIFDTMGRLLLHMGDNGSGAAAKLAHNAMVGIHNVALAEGFSIAVKSGVPADKFLELVKNGSAGSKQAELKGQKIIDNDFSNQFSLGLMLKDLKLASSLSDSTGVPTPMLGVAKSMFQAGFNNGFADEDLSAVVKSYEEWIGQKIGSKADQ; the protein is encoded by the coding sequence ATGAAACAAATCGGTTTTATCGGACTTGGAACGATGGGAGCGCCAATGGCTTCCAACTTACTTCGTGGCGGCTTTCAGGTAACGGTGTACAACCGTACGACAGCTAAATGCAAACCTCTCGAAGCAGAAGGTGCCCAGACTGCCCTTACGCCACGTGCTGCAGCTGAAGGTAAGGATGTTATTATTACCATGATCAGTAATGATGATTCGGTTCGTGAAGTGTTTTATGGTCAGGATGGTATTCTCGATGCTCTTAAGCCAGGCGGCTTGATTATTGATTCCAGCACAATTTCTCCGGGACTAGTTCACGAAATTGCCGCTGCTGTAGAAGCTCGCGGTGGTCATTTTCTAGACGCCCCAGTAACTGGAAGCAAACCGGCAGCTATTGAAGGAACCTTGGTGTTCATGGTTGGCGGCAGTGCTGAAGTCATAGAACAGCATCGCGATATCTTCGATACTATGGGCCGGTTACTCCTACATATGGGTGACAATGGTAGCGGCGCTGCGGCTAAGCTAGCACATAATGCCATGGTTGGTATCCACAATGTCGCTCTAGCTGAAGGCTTCTCCATCGCTGTCAAATCTGGTGTACCTGCTGATAAATTTCTAGAGCTTGTTAAGAACGGTTCTGCGGGCAGCAAGCAAGCTGAGCTCAAGGGTCAGAAAATTATCGATAATGATTTCAGCAATCAGTTCTCTCTTGGTCTTATGCTGAAAGATCTCAAGCTGGCTTCCTCGCTAAGCGACTCCACCGGCGTGCCTACCCCTATGCTTGGTGTAGCTAAGAGCATGTTTCAGGCAGGATTCAACAACGGCTTTGCTGATGAGGATCTGTCCGCAGTGGTTAAATCCTATGAAGAATGGATCGGACAAAAAATCGGCAGTAAAGCAGACCAGTAA
- a CDS encoding M14 family metallocarboxypeptidase yields MRKSDFRKRIHKITLLLLSCVLLITLFVAAAPVQAAATNIVNPNQVYSYNLMKRDIERLVQEYPDLVTSESLGKSPYGRDLWAVKLGRGESVLFLNGSHHAREWMTTNLLMKMLDTYAQAYKTNGKIEDYNVRSLLDQVSIWIVPMVNPDGVTLSQQGTVGLPANLAKTLIKYNGNSTNFSRWKANMQGIDLNRQYPANWNTIKNSVSTPGYQNYKGKKPAETSEVQMMMKLTERIDPEVTISYHSSGEIIFWNFNTLSSNLNRDKTIARTLGNLTGYSLVAPEKNPSGGGYKDWFIQKYGRPGFTIEISSYVGETSVPLRKFDKIWSENKEVGLYSALQSYSLWLNKQKPQYPQRSMSLLAGTELYTKIGASTGGINLQPQMLQVIAKKGDWYQVQAAEGLGWIHPSPGKLVIVEEILANAEFQQSIPAYKYPDTYAPKVVSLDPQSVQVTGRWGTWLQASTPSGSWWIDGRKAKLVWPIEETVQEQQVKLE; encoded by the coding sequence ATGAGAAAGTCAGATTTTCGCAAGCGAATACATAAGATTACACTATTGTTGCTCAGTTGTGTGCTGCTGATAACTTTATTCGTAGCTGCAGCACCGGTTCAGGCAGCGGCGACGAATATAGTGAATCCCAATCAAGTCTATTCTTATAACTTAATGAAAAGGGATATTGAGAGGTTGGTGCAGGAATATCCCGATCTAGTAACGTCCGAATCTTTAGGAAAGTCTCCTTATGGACGGGATTTGTGGGCGGTGAAGTTAGGCAGGGGAGAATCAGTGCTGTTTCTTAACGGTTCGCATCATGCTAGAGAGTGGATGACAACTAATCTATTGATGAAAATGCTCGATACATATGCCCAAGCTTATAAAACTAATGGGAAAATAGAAGACTATAACGTACGCAGTTTACTTGATCAAGTCAGCATTTGGATCGTTCCGATGGTCAATCCGGATGGTGTTACTTTATCCCAACAGGGCACTGTAGGTCTTCCAGCCAATTTGGCTAAAACGCTGATTAAATATAATGGGAACAGCACAAATTTTAGCCGCTGGAAAGCAAATATGCAGGGAATTGACCTTAACCGTCAATATCCAGCTAACTGGAATACGATTAAGAATTCGGTTTCAACTCCTGGGTATCAGAATTATAAAGGGAAGAAGCCAGCTGAAACCTCTGAAGTACAGATGATGATGAAATTGACAGAAAGAATTGACCCGGAAGTAACCATTTCCTATCACAGCTCTGGTGAAATCATATTTTGGAATTTTAATACGCTCAGCAGCAATCTAAACCGCGACAAAACAATAGCTCGGACGCTTGGTAACCTAACAGGCTATTCTCTAGTAGCTCCGGAAAAGAACCCTTCTGGGGGTGGTTATAAGGATTGGTTCATTCAGAAGTATGGCCGTCCCGGGTTCACGATTGAAATTTCAAGCTATGTGGGTGAGACCAGTGTTCCCTTAAGAAAGTTTGATAAGATCTGGTCAGAGAATAAGGAGGTTGGGCTTTACTCTGCGCTACAATCCTATTCTTTATGGCTGAATAAGCAGAAGCCTCAATATCCTCAGCGATCCATGAGTTTGCTGGCGGGAACGGAACTTTATACTAAAATAGGGGCTTCAACAGGAGGCATCAATCTGCAGCCACAAATGCTTCAAGTGATTGCGAAGAAGGGCGACTGGTATCAGGTTCAAGCAGCGGAAGGCCTCGGATGGATTCATCCTTCACCGGGAAAGCTCGTTATCGTCGAGGAAATTTTGGCGAATGCTGAATTCCAGCAAAGTATACCTGCTTATAAGTATCCAGATACTTACGCTCCTAAAGTGGTTTCTCTCGATCCACAGTCCGTCCAGGTCACGGGAAGATGGGGCACTTGGTTACAAGCCTCTACCCCGAGCGGGAGCTGGTGGATTGATGGGCGTAAGGCAAAGCTCGTTTGGCCGATAGAGGAGACAGTGCAGGAGCAGCAAGTGAAACTGGAATAA
- a CDS encoding pyrimidine/purine nucleoside phosphorylase, giving the protein MSQFNNATIEKAANVYYGGQVTSRTVILQDGTKVTLGIMLPGVYEFGTDGPEIMEILSGDLKVLLPGTEVWQEIEGAATFNVPGNSKFALEVFEVTDYCCSYPVI; this is encoded by the coding sequence ATGAGTCAGTTTAACAACGCAACGATTGAAAAAGCAGCCAATGTATATTATGGAGGACAAGTAACCAGCCGTACGGTAATTTTGCAGGATGGAACTAAGGTGACACTTGGCATCATGTTGCCTGGTGTATATGAATTTGGTACGGATGGTCCTGAAATTATGGAGATTCTGTCCGGTGATCTTAAAGTGCTGCTTCCCGGCACTGAGGTATGGCAGGAGATCGAGGGAGCGGCAACGTTCAATGTTCCTGGCAACTCTAAATTTGCGTTGGAAGTATTTGAAGTAACTGATTATTGCTGTTCTTACCCAGTAATTTAG
- the tkt gene encoding transketolase produces the protein MSEQEQAIQKEENSTVDNLSITTIRTLAIDAIEKANSGHPGMPMGSAPMGYQLFAKTMKHNPDHPTWVNRDRFVLSAGHGSMLLYSLLHLSGYDLPMEELKNFRQWGSLTPGHPEVGHTAGVDATTGPLGQGIGMAVGMAMAEAQLSATYNKDEHKVVDHYTYAICGDGDLMEGISSESASLAGHLKLGKLVVLYDSNDISLDGKLSLSFSENVAQRFDAYGWQVLRVEDGNDLPALEKAIAEAQADTSRPTLIEVKTVIGYGSPNKQGKGGHGGTHGSPLGAEEAKLTKDFYKWVYEEDFYVPDEVRAHFAEVKKNGIEANKAWDEKFAAYKKAYPELAAQFETVINGDLPEGWDANLPTYTTEDKAVSTRVASGSALNGLTAGVPQLVGGSADLESSTMTHLNGLTSFTPESYDGRNIYFGVREFGMAAAMNGIALHTGLKVFGGTFFVFTDYLRPAIRLASIMKLPVTYVLTHDSIAVGEDGPTHEPIEQLASLRIIPGLTVIRPADANETSAAWAYAMENKENPVALVLTRQNLPILAGTVDGVRENIKRGGYVVSDSKNGTPQAQLIATGSEVQLAVKAQAALAEEGIDVRVISLPSWDLFEKQDKEYRDSVILPGVKARLAIEMAQTFGWERYTGDQGDILGITTFGASAPGDRVMKEYGFTVENVVSRVKALL, from the coding sequence GTTCTGCACCAATGGGCTACCAATTGTTTGCAAAAACAATGAAACATAACCCTGATCATCCAACATGGGTAAACCGTGACCGTTTTGTATTGTCCGCAGGACATGGCTCCATGCTTCTATACAGCTTGCTGCACCTTAGTGGCTATGATCTGCCAATGGAAGAATTGAAAAATTTCCGTCAATGGGGCAGCTTGACTCCGGGTCACCCAGAAGTGGGTCACACCGCCGGTGTTGATGCTACTACAGGTCCACTTGGACAAGGTATTGGTATGGCTGTTGGTATGGCTATGGCTGAAGCTCAACTCAGCGCTACCTACAACAAAGATGAACATAAAGTGGTCGACCACTATACTTACGCTATTTGTGGTGACGGTGACCTTATGGAAGGGATCTCTTCCGAGTCCGCTTCACTCGCGGGTCATTTGAAACTGGGCAAATTGGTTGTTCTATACGATTCAAACGACATCTCTCTTGATGGTAAATTGAGTCTGTCCTTCTCTGAAAATGTAGCTCAACGCTTTGATGCTTATGGTTGGCAAGTTCTGCGCGTAGAAGACGGTAATGATCTTCCGGCTCTGGAAAAAGCTATTGCTGAAGCACAAGCTGATACTAGCAGACCGACTTTGATCGAAGTGAAAACTGTAATTGGTTATGGTAGCCCTAACAAACAAGGTAAAGGCGGCCATGGCGGTACTCACGGTTCTCCACTTGGCGCTGAAGAAGCTAAGCTGACCAAAGATTTCTATAAATGGGTATATGAAGAGGATTTCTATGTACCTGATGAAGTTCGTGCTCATTTTGCAGAAGTGAAGAAGAACGGAATCGAAGCTAACAAGGCTTGGGACGAAAAATTCGCAGCTTACAAAAAAGCATATCCAGAGCTTGCTGCACAGTTCGAAACAGTAATTAATGGCGATCTTCCAGAAGGCTGGGATGCTAACCTTCCAACTTACACTACTGAAGATAAAGCAGTATCGACTCGTGTCGCTTCCGGTAGTGCGCTTAACGGTCTGACTGCTGGCGTTCCTCAGCTTGTGGGCGGTTCCGCTGACTTGGAAAGCTCCACTATGACGCATTTGAATGGTTTGACATCGTTCACACCAGAATCTTATGATGGCCGCAACATTTATTTCGGCGTACGTGAGTTTGGTATGGCTGCTGCAATGAACGGTATCGCACTGCATACTGGTCTTAAAGTATTCGGAGGAACATTCTTCGTGTTCACAGACTACTTGCGTCCAGCAATTCGTTTGGCTTCGATCATGAAATTGCCAGTAACCTATGTACTGACACATGACAGTATTGCAGTTGGTGAAGATGGTCCTACGCATGAACCAATCGAACAATTGGCTTCCCTGCGTATCATCCCAGGTCTGACTGTTATTCGTCCGGCTGATGCTAACGAAACTTCTGCAGCATGGGCTTATGCTATGGAAAACAAAGAGAATCCAGTTGCTTTGGTTCTGACTCGTCAAAACTTGCCAATTCTCGCTGGAACCGTTGATGGCGTTCGTGAAAACATCAAACGTGGTGGTTATGTAGTCTCTGATTCCAAGAACGGCACTCCACAAGCACAACTTATCGCTACTGGATCTGAAGTACAACTGGCTGTTAAAGCACAAGCTGCTTTGGCTGAAGAAGGTATCGATGTTCGTGTAATCAGCTTGCCAAGCTGGGATCTGTTCGAGAAACAAGATAAGGAATACCGTGATTCCGTAATTCTTCCAGGAGTCAAGGCTCGTCTTGCTATCGAAATGGCACAAACCTTCGGCTGGGAACGTTACACTGGTGACCAAGGCGATATCCTCGGCATCACTACTTTCGGAGCTTCCGCGCCTGGCGACAGAGTAATGAAAGAATACGGCTTTACTGTTGAGAACGTAGTTAGCCGTGTGAAAGCACTTCTGTAA